Proteins encoded within one genomic window of Diorhabda sublineata isolate icDioSubl1.1 chromosome 1, icDioSubl1.1, whole genome shotgun sequence:
- the LOC130450868 gene encoding trafficking kinesin-binding protein milt isoform X2, giving the protein MTKTYDDIEAVTRLLEEKEKDLELTARIGKELLVNNNKLENTVASLETDLKAAHEKITQLSHEVHKKTELIQILTNDMDDVGLENGSSGKVNLELMNKRISSLEDENKALKMEYCRLASCADDIEAEEARLLKDLTGQLTCANSSMTYLEDEVDRLKDENRQQHEQILALQSQLQDTESKLRKILSENDELSGILQITKDNQGSLAVELSEFKARYYEVEALLRDAQDQLRKLRKKQMPGARINMFSSLGQNAIGPYDSLQSELEMSIHSELSTDSGISNSDLVPQYKKVFDTVRCASQNSLSGSDSLGSLHSSMGGYVSNIGNNSGPRMSSRMQTATDLRRSSGSIYSSSSLGYPSIESTGYSDTDCSQTDSDEGYPSGPRKGIPGVPGATELEAALKRLTPGEILARRANLQHGPTYGGYEGESYLPFGCRTPDSLMSTGSSHYHGWKLPEKLQIVKPMEGSQTLHQWSQLAQPTFGGILDERPGVKIRVGKELEELGLESYALSDLEEDEEYTNPGKIFDASVHTYTYTNSTIMHPDDGTTSVTHSQMGSRMASVCSSVQPSPPQTPIVRSRRNSCSTFSTTLGLAKMLNERGIKAVTPSCVPTPSGPNSFTPTATPHNSPDSSPMSTRPGSPEPYEELSLPQLILSSVPTFLRDTIGGGAKKKVPLPKHKRVRTEKNESLVGKIERMGINNLMANPSALYARPALTSPMAQLTCLLPSHGNEDLPSKGQKQPSPLSTISEPTGISSQRKGNLGVPGKPGSGALNRRLEQLNARKQRRQQQGGGVTRPDLGTVSVSKPVEQPEQHTSTLGTLSSLLFGRKGGLF; this is encoded by the exons aaagaaaagGATTTAGAACTGACAGCTAGAATCGGTAAAGAACTTCTGGTAAATAACAACAAACTAGAAAACACAGTGGCGTCATTAGAAACGGATCTGAAAGCGGCTCACGAAAAAATCACTCAACTCAGTCATGAAGTacacaaaaaaactgaactCATACAAATACTCACCAACGATATGGACGATGTCGGTTTGGAGAACGGATCATCGGGGAAAGTTAATTTGGAATTGATGAACAAACGGATTT CTTCACTGGAAGATGAAAATAAGGCTCTGAAAATGGAATATTGTCGATTGGCATCTTGTGCGGATGATATAGAAGCCGAAGAAGCTAGATTACTGAAAGATCTTACAGGGCAGCTGa CTTGTGCCAATTCGAGCATGACCTATTTAGAAGACGAAGTAGATAGATTAAAAGACGAAAATAGGCAACAACACGAGCAGATTTTGGCATTACAGTCCCAGCTTCAAGACACCGAAAGTAAATTACGTAAG ATCTTATCAGAAAATGACGAATTGAGTGGCATTCTCCAAATCACCAAAGATAATCAAGGTAGTTTAGCTGTCGAATTATCAGAATTCAAAGCTCGGTATTATGAAGTCGAAGCATTACTACGTGATGCTCAGGATCAATTAAGGAAACTAAGAAAGAAGCAAATGCCCGGTGCTAGGATTAATATGTTCTCATCTTTAGGACAGAACGCAATTGGACCTTACGATAGCCTTCAGAGCGAACTTGAGATGTCTATACATTCTGAACTAAGCACCGATTCTGGTATATCAAATTCGGATTTAGT GCCACAATACAAGAAAGTATTTGATACGGTGAGATGTGCATCACAGAATTCTCTCAGCGGAAGTGACAGCTTGGGCAGTCTCCATTCTAGTATGGGCGGTTATGTAAGTAATATTGGAAACAATTCAGGACCGAGAATGTCTTCTAGAATGCAAACTGCTACAGATTTAAGAAGATCATCAGGATCAATATATAGTAGCAGTTCTTTAGGATATCCCAGTATAGAGTCTACAGGATATTCAGATACTGATTGTAGTCAAACAGACTCGGATGAAGGATATCC AAGTGGACCCCGCAAAGGAATACCTGGAGTACCTGGTGCTACAGAACTAGAAGCCGCTTTGAAGAGATTAACCCCTGGTGAAATTTTGGCGAGGAGAGCAAATCTTCAACATGGACCTACGTATGGGGG TTATGAAGGTGAGTCGTACCTTCCATTCGGTTGTCGAACTCCAGACAGTTTAATGTCTACTGGCTCCAGTCACTACCATGGTTGGAAGTTACCTGAGAAGCTGCAAATCGTCAAGCCAATGGAAGGGTCGCAAACTTTACATCAATGGTCACAATTGGCACAACCTACCTTCGGCGGCATTCTAGATGAAAGACCTGGTGTAAAAATAAG aGTTGGTAAAGAACTAGAAGAACTTGGCTTAGAATCATATGCACTCAGTGATTTAGAAGAAGACGAAGAATATACCAATCCCGGGAAGATATTTGATGCATCTGTTCATACATACACTTACACCAATAGCACTATAATGCATCCTGATGATGGTACCACATCAGTAACGCACAGTCAAATGGGAAGTCGCATGGCATCAGTTTGTTCGAGTGTTCAACCATCTCCACCTCAAACTCCAATAGTCAGAAGTAGAAGGAATTCTTGTAGTACTTTCTCCACTACCCTGGGCTTAGCCAAGATGCTTAATGAAAGAG GTATCAAAGCAGTGACTCCATCTTGTGTACCAACCCCGAGTGGACCTAATAGTTTTACTCCGACAGCCACTCCACATAACAGTCCTGATAGCAGTCCAATGTCAACAAGACCTGGCTCTCCGGAACCCTATGAGGAACTAAGCCTGCCTCAATTAATTTTAAGCTCAGTTCCAACGTTTCTGAGAGACACCATCGGTGGGGGGGCTAAAAAGAAAGTCCCTCTTCCTAAACATAAGAGAGTTCGAACGGAGAAAAACGAG AGTCTTGTGGGAAAGATAGAAAGAATGGGTATTAATAATCTAATGGCGAATCCCAGCGCGCTGTACGCTCGACCAGCACTCACAAGTCCCATGGCACAATTAACTTGCCTGTTACCCAGTCATGGTAATGAAGATTTACCTTCCAAGGGACAGAAACAACCCAGCCCGCTTTCTACTATATCCGAACCGACAg GAATATCTTCACAGCGCAAAGGTAATTTAGGAGTACCTGGTAAACCGGGTAGTGGAGCACTAAATCGTAGATTAGAACAACTTAACGCACGTAAACAACGTCGACAGCAACAGGGAGGGGGTGTTACAAGACCCGATTTAGGAACAGTATCGGTATCTAAACCTGTTGAACAACCTGAACAACATACATCGACATTAGGAACATTAAGTTCATTGCTATTCGGTAGAAAAGGcggtttattctaa